From one Amaranthus tricolor cultivar Red isolate AtriRed21 chromosome 17, ASM2621246v1, whole genome shotgun sequence genomic stretch:
- the LOC130804400 gene encoding uncharacterized protein LOC130804400 has protein sequence MQGGRGQGNFFDPFAGFSGFGSMGGFGGMGGHQSLISSVFGGRDPFDDPFFTRPFGNPLGSPFGSMFEPGLFGGNGNPFVGAHPSGFIEQQEPQPNKRRGPVIQELDSDDEHADDGGAMKMNENPRKHSRLSKEPYIEIPDDDAEEGKNNQIQHRNEFHNKMSNVQAPSQSSCYTFQSSSVSYGGANGAYYTKSMTRRAGSDGVVFEEFKEADGTTGLANHRISRGLHNKGHTLARKLNSDGKVDTKQILHNLNEDELSGFENAWEGSSGRHFTGGRLKLDEGNSEPGSSRKTSRGGGWALPSTQRAEDNSGVVGNHAAQMPRTGKKATDRGFHGRMKA, from the exons ATGCAGGGAGGGAGAGGCCAGGGTAATTTCTTTGACCCTTTTGCAGGGTTCAGTGGATTTGGTAGTATGGGTGGATTTGGTGGTATGGGGGGTCATCAAAGTTTGATTTCAAGTGTATTTGGAGGAAGGGATCCTTTTGATGATCCTTTCTTCACTCGCCCATTTGGAAACCCATTGGGAAGCCCATTTGGGAGCATGTTTGAGCCTGGCCTATTTGGTGGTAACGGTAATCCTTTCGTTGGTGCACATCCATCTGGTTTTATTGAGCAACAAGAGCCCCAGCCAAATAAACGAAGGGGACCCGTGATTCAGGAGCTGGATTCAGATGATGAGCATGCAGATGATGGAGGGGCTATGAAGATGAATGAGAATCCAAGGAAGCATTCTAGGCTATCCAAAGAGCCTTATATTGAGATCCCTGATGATGACGCAGAAG AAGGGAAAAATAACCAAATCCAACACAGAAATGAGTTCCACAACAAGATGAGCAATGTACAGGCTCCATCTCAGTCTAGTTGCTACACCTTCCAGAGCTCTAGTGTATCATATGGTGGTGCTAATGGAGCATATTATACTAAATCAATGACGAGAAGGGCAGGGAGTGATGGA GTGGTATTTGAGGAATTTAAAGAAGCTGATGGAACTACTGGTCTAGCAAACCACAGGATTTCAAGGGGACTCCACAATAAG GGCCATACTCTTGCAAGGAAGCTTAATTCTGATGGTAAAGTGGATACCAAACAGATATTGCATAACCTCAATGAAG ACGAGCTTTCTGGCTTTGAAAATGCTTGGGAGGGAAGTTCTGGAAGGCATTTTACTGGCGGGAGACTGAAGTTAGATGAAG GCAACTCTGAACCTGGTAGCTCTAGGAAGACAAGCAGAGGGGGAGGCTGGGCACTTCCTTCAACACAGCGTGCAGAGGACAACTCTGGTGTAGTTGGGAATCATGCAGCTCAGATGCCGCGGACAGGGAAAAAGGCCACAGATCGTGGATTTCACGGAAGAATGAAGGCTTGA
- the LOC130804450 gene encoding uncharacterized protein LOC130804450: protein MRLNPEKCVFGVTGGKCLGFLVDERGIEANPDKIQAIQDMKSPRSVKEVQKLTECIAALGRFLSKSAYRCSPFFKTLKQSKFEWTREAEESFQQLKEHLSSLPKLVSPFNGEKLVLYVSVSEYSLSGVLIAEREKKQFPVYYVSHAFRGSEGNYSEVENTSGKNLTLMVKMKLVGQYSFHTASVLQELDPVNNHQTLRLCAIKAQALADFIAESPIPHHPEPNQEWRLYVDGSSTQSASGAGLLIVSSAGVLMERAVRFEFAASNNEAEYEALLMGLKICYEAGAKILSTFSESQLIVGQVNGEFEAKDDSMKMYLQQVRELVKKFDKFTLIHIPRSQNAQADSLAKLASSAETSAAREIIWEVLPNPSINFMVNTIDRSVMWMEPYIKYLQNQTLPQDENQAKLLQKKARWEYELSLAKSSEADIIGPSLRSDAKALIQRCLECQYHSKIRRKPSNYLSTMQAVLPFDKWGIDLLGPFPPAKGQCKFIIVAIDYFTKYVEAEALSSITDKQVCQFIWQNIITRYGIPRVLITDNGRQFVSKNTIEYCDRFDIQIRFSSVSRPQTNGQVESANKEILNGIKKKTEEVKGTWDEELPGILWASQTTVKEATGHTPFSLVKTKRIQVGDFVLRKVEATGKIVDKGKLGANWDGPFKIIRVIKPRTFELEDMKGKKLPRLWNGDHLKKYFIE, encoded by the exons ATGCGACTCAATCCTGAAAAGTGCGTGTTTGGAGTCACCGGAGGGAAGTGCCTTGGCTTCCTCGTTGACGAGAGAGGAATAGAAGCAAACCCCGACAAGATCCAGGCGATCCAAGACATGAAGTCACCTAGATCCGTAAAAGAAGTCCAAAAACTAACAGAATGCATAGCTGCCTTGGGGAGATTTCTATCAAAGTCCGCGTACAGATGCTCgcccttcttcaaaaccctcaaGCAAAGCAAGTTTGAATGGACGAGAGAAGCCGAAGAATCCTTCCAGCAGTTAAAAGAGCACTTGTCCTCtttgccaaaactagtttcgccATTCAACGGGGAGAAGCTGGTCTTATATGTCTCGGTCTCCGAATATTCCCTATCAGGAGTATTAATCgccgaaagagaaaagaagcaatTCCCTGTATATTATGTAAGTCACGCCTTTCGAGGATCCGAGGGGAACTACAGCGAAGTAGagaacactagtggaaaaaat CTGACGCTTATGGTTAAGATGAAACTTGTGGGGCAATATTCATTCCATACGGCTTCCGTTCTTCAAGAACTTGACCCTGTAAACAATCACCAAACATTACGtttgtgtg caatcaaagcccaagctCTGGCCGACTTCATTGCCGAAAGCCCTATCCCCCATCATCCTGAACCTAATCAAGAATGGAGGTTGTATGTAGATGGATCCTCAACACAATCAGCAAGCGGAGCTGGGCTGTTGATCGTGTCTTCTGCCGGGGTCCTTATGGAAAGAGCGGTCAGATTCGAGTTCGCGGCTTCTAACAATGAGGCAGAATACGAAGCATTACTCATGGGGCTCAAAATCTGCTATGAGGCAGGGGCTAAAATATTATCCACTTTCTCTGAATCCCAGCTAATAGTCGGACAAGTGAATGGGGAATTCGAAGCCaaagatgatagcatgaagATGTACTTGCAACAAGTAAGAGAACTTGTCAAGAAATTCGACAAGTTCACATTGATCCACATCCCAAGATCTCAAAACGCACAAGCCGATTCCCTGGCAAAGCTCGCCAGCTCAGCtgaaacatccgcggctcgcGAAATTATCTGGGAAGTACTTCCCAACCCCAGTATCAACTTCATGGTTAACACCATTGATAGATCGGTAATGTGGATGGAGCCATACATCAAATATCTGCAAAATCAGACGCTCCCCCAAGATGAGAATCAGGCAAAATTGCTTCAAAAGAAGGCCAGATG GGAGTACGAACTGTCATTGGCAAAGTCCTCAGaagcggatattattggccccTCGCTCAGGAGTGACGCGAAAGCACTTATCCAACGATGTCTCGAATGCcagtaccactcaaagataAGAAGGAAACCGTCTAACTACTTGTCAACCATGCAAGCCGTCCTGCCTTTCGATAAGTGGGGTATagatctccttggccccttcccaCCGGCAAAGGGGCAATGCAAATTCATTATTGTggctattgattatttcaccaaGTACGTGGAAGCAGAGGCCCTTAGCTCAATCACAGACAAACAAGTCTGTCAATTCATATGGCAAAATATCATCACGAGATACGGTATTCCTCGTGTGCTTATTACCGACAATGGGAGACAATTTGTCAGTAAGAACACAATAGAATACTGCGACAGGTTCGACATTCAAATCCGATTCAGTTCAGTATCTCGACCGCAAACCAATGGCCAAGTTGAATCAGCAAACAAGGAGATTTTGAACGGCATCAAAAAGAAAACAGAAGAGGTTAAAGgtacttgggatgaagaactacctgGCATCCTATGGGCAAGCCAAACAACCGTCAAAGAGGCAACAGGGCATACCCCATTTTCCTTG GTCAAAACTAAACGCATTCAAGTTGGCGACTTCGTCCTCCGCAAAGTTGAGGCCACGGGAAAAATCGTAGATAAAGGAAAACTAGGGGCCAACTGGGATGGCCCgttcaaaatcatccgcgtcatcaAACCAAGGACattcgaactagaagacatgaaagggaagAAACTACCCCGTCTATGGAATGGAGATCACTTAAAGAAGTACTTCATTGAATAA
- the LOC130804323 gene encoding protein MAIN-LIKE 1-like — protein sequence MSDALNDVLPATSLGRLPDIMHQHIDCALISTFVERWQPDTNSFHMPWGEMTIMLHDVQRILGISIEGSLPAEPSEAEWQVGITNLFGEPMSELRRRGAFTCGCVSVAELMRLCHRSQAMDTQMTAYYMAIVGSILLADKTTLAFLYRQLGMASRAGCKTIAGCLTLLQTWIYEYFPAFRPHPRREDVPNMTRAEMWTPKKPCREVDRLRDCRRVLDSMTETQVEWTPYNSAPGALLNDHPRTTVIGGITCFDVVEVYLPERTLRQIGFVQAIPPAPMRPAKALQPAHGTYSVTFPSSAVYLEA from the exons atgtccgatgcgctgaacgatgttctacctgccacttccctcggccgactaccggacattatgcaccagcacatcgactgtgctttgatatcgacgttcgtggagaggtggcagccggatacgaactccttccacatgccatggggggaaatgacgattatgttgcacgacgtgcaacgcatattgggcatttctattgaaggttctctgccggctgagccttcggaggcggagtggcaggttggtatcaccaatctgttcggggagcctATGTCTGAGCTTCGGCGTAGAGGTGCATTCACCTGCGGCTGCGTAagcgttgctgaactgatgcggctgtgtcataggtcgcaggccatggatacccagatgacagcgtactacatggctatcgtcGGCTCTATcttgctggcggataagaccaccttggcgttcttgtacaggcagctcggaatggcatctagggctggttgtaAGACCATTGCGGGATGtctcacattgctccagacatggatctatgagtactttcccgctttccgtcctcatcctcgccgagaagatgtgccaaacatgactagggcggagatgtggacacCGAAGAAACCATGTCGTGAGGTGGACAGGTTGAGGGACTGCCGCAGGGTTCTTGATTCAATGACGGAGACTCAA gtggaatggactccctacaattcTGCTCCTGGTGCGTTGCTGAATgatcacccacgcaccaccgtcatcgggggtatcacgtgctttgatgtcgtcgaggtgtatttaccggagcggacattgcgacagatcgggttcgtgcaggctattcctccagctcctatgagaccagccaaggctctccaaccggcacacggtacctactccgtgacctttccttcttctgctgTATATTTGGAGGCATGA